In Brachypodium distachyon strain Bd21 chromosome 2, Brachypodium_distachyon_v3.0, whole genome shotgun sequence, one genomic interval encodes:
- the LOC100840622 gene encoding cytochrome P450 72A13, with product MEVDVAATALVGDVAFPWPWSLLCGLAALLVLWAASQAAEGCWLRPRRLGRALRSQGLGGTAYRFPAGDLMENDQLNKEARSKPMPRCHDIVSRVVPQLYNTVKEHGNLCITWFGPVPRVIIAEPELVRDILSNKSGHFEKFTFKRLGKLIALGLASYDGEKWARHRRILNPAFHLEKLKGMSPAFSTCCTELIDSWESKLANSDGSQEIDIWKEFQNLSGDVISRTAFGSSFMEGRRIFQLQAEQAERVIKAFQYIYIPGYLFFPTENNKRMREINREIEGLLRGIIEKRESTKESNEHGDDLLGLLLQSNKASGTSSLRMSIEDVIEECKLFYFAGMETTSVLLTWTLVVLSMHPEWQDKAREEVLSVFGKDKPSFDCMNRLKTVTMILYEVLRLYPPVVTLNRKTFKEMRIGDISYPAGIVVELPVILVHHNPNIWGKDVLEFKPQRFAEGISKATKDRPAFFPFGSGPRICIGQNFAMLEAKMALSMILQRFEFELSLSYAHAPYTVVTLHPQHGAQIIIKSLR from the exons ATGGAGGTCGACGTAGCAGCAACGGCACTCGTCGGTGATGTGGCTTTTCCATGGCCGTGGAGCCTGCTCTGCGGTCTCGCTGCCCTGCTCGTCCTGTGGGCAGCCTCCCAGGCAGCCGAGGGATGCTGGCTGAGGCCCCGGCGGCTTGGCCGGGCGCTCCGATCGCAGGGGCTCGGGGGCACGGCGTATCGCTTCCCGGCCGGGGATCTCATGGAGAACGACCAGCTCAACAAAGAGGCGCGGTCCAAGCCCATGCCACGGTGCCACGATATTGTGTCCCGCGTCGTCCCACAGCTCTACAACACTGTCAAGGAGCACG GTAACCTTTGCATAACATGGTTTGGCCCGGTCCCGAGGGTGATCATCGCAGAGCCAGAGCTAGTGAGAGATATCCTATCCAACAAATCTGGCCATTTCGAGAAGTTCACATTCAAACGTCTGGGAAAGCTCATAGCCCTTGGGCTTGCGAGCTACGATGGCGAGAAATGGGCGAGGCACCGGAGGATTCTGAACCCAGCTTTCCATCTCGAAAAGCTCAAG GGCATGTCACCGGCTTTCTCGACGTGCTGCACTGAGCTGATTGATAGTTGGGAAAGTAAACTAGCTAATTCAGATGGATCACAAGAAATAGACATTTGGAAAGAGTTCCAGAACCTCAGTGGAGACGTGATCTCACGCACGGCTTTCGGAAGCAGCTTCATGGAAGGACGAAGGATCTTCCAACTTCAAGCAGAACAAGCCGAGCGAGTAATCAAAGCGTTTCAGTATATTTACATCCCAGGTTACTT ATTCTTTCCTACTGAAAACAACAAGAGGATGAGGGAAATCAATCGGGAGATCGAAGGGCTCCTGAGAGGCATCAttgagaagagagagagcacaAAAGAGAGCAATGAGCATGGAGACGATTTGCTTGGTTTGCTGCTGCAATCGAATAAGGCCAGTGGGACATCTAGCCTGAGGATGAGCATAGAGGATGTGATTGAGGAGTGCAAGCTCTTCTACTTTGCGGGGATGGAGACTACATCAGTGTTGCTCACATGGACACTTGTCGTGCTCAGCATGCACCCCGAGTGGCAGGATAAAGCGAGGGAGGAGGTTCTAAGCGTGTTTGGCAAGGACAAGCCCAGCTTCGACTGTATGAATCGACTGAAAACG GTGACAATGATATTGTACGAGGTGCTCAGGTTGTACCCACCAGTAGTCACGCTGAATCGAAAGACATTCAAAGAAATGCGTATAGGAGACATCTCATACCCTGCAGGGATAGTCGTTGAGTTGCCTGTAATCTTGGTCCACCACAATCCAAACATATGGGGAAAAGACGTGTTGGAGTTCAAGCCCCAGAGGTTTGCGGAGGGGATTTCCAAAGCGACCAAGGACCGACCAGCTTTCTTCCCATTCGGTTCGGGGCCGAGGATCTGCATCGGTCAGAACTTTGCAATGCTCGAGGCTAAGATGGCACTAAGCATGATCCTTCAGcgttttgagtttgaactctcATTGTCATATGCCCATGCACCATACACTGTCGTCACACTGCATCCTCAACATGGTGCACAAATTATAATCAAGAGCCTCAGATGA
- the LOC100840923 gene encoding cytochrome P450 72A13, with translation MEVDVAATALVGGVASPSPWSLLLSGLAALLVLWAASLAAERCWLRPRRLGRALQAQGLRGTAYLFPTGDLTENGRLHEEARSRPMPWCHDIAPRVVPHLHHAVREHGNICITWFGPIPKVIITEPELVREILSNKSGHIEKFTNKRLMKLIALGIASYDGDKWAKHRRILNPAFHLEKLKGMLPAFVTCCTELIGSWESKLAISNGSQEIDIWQEFQNLSGDVISRTAFGSSFMEGRRIFQLQAEQAVRVMKAFQCIYIPGYLLFPTENNRRMKEINQEIEGLLRGIIKKRERAIESDGHGHDLLGLMLESNMAIGTSSSRMSTEEVIEECKLFYFAGMETTSVLLTWTFIVLGMHPEWQDEAREEVLSVFGKGKPSFNGLNRLKTVTMILYEVLRLYPPAVTLNRKTSKEMQIGGITYPKGVVFELPVILVHHNPNIWGKDALEFKPQRFAQGISKATNDRPVFFPFGSGPRICIGQNFALLEAKMVLCMVLRRFEFQLSPSYAHAPFNVMALNPQYGAQIIIKTLG, from the exons atggaggTCGACGTAGCAGCAACGGCACTCGTAGGTGGTGTGGCTTCTCCATCACCGTGGAGCCTGCTGCTCTCCGGTCTCGCTGCCCTGCTCGTCCTGTGGGCAGCCTCCCTGGCCGCGGAGCGATGCTGGCtgaggccgcggcggctcgGCCGGGCGCTACAAGCGCAGGGGCTCCGCGGCACCGCGTACCTTTTCCCGACCGGTGATCTCACGGAGAACGGCAGGCTCCACGAGGAGGCGCGGTCCAGGCCCATGCCGTGGTGCCACGACATAGCGCCCCGCGTGGTACCACACCTCCACCACGCTGTCAGGGAGCACG GTAACATTTGCATTACATGGTTTGGCCCAATTCCGAAGGTGATCATCACAGAGCCGGAGCTAGTGAGAGAAATCCTATCAAACAAGTCTGGCCACATCGAGAAGTTCACGAACAAACGTCTGATGAAGCTGATAGCCCTTGGGATTGCAAGCTATGACGGGGATAAATGGGCGAAGCATCGGAGGATTCTGAACCCTGCTTTCCATCTGGAAAAGCTCAAG GGCATGTTGCCGGCTTTCGTGACGTGCTGCACCGAGCTAATTGGCAGCTGGGAGAGTAAACTAGCTATTTCAAATGGATCACAAGAAATAGACATCTGGCAGGAGTTCCAAAACCTCAGCGGAGACGTGATCTCACGCACAGCGTTCGGAAGCAGCTTCATGGAAGGACGAAGGATCTTCCAGCTTCAGGCAGAGCAAGCCGTGCGAGTAATGAAAGCCTTCCAATGTATTTACATCCCAGGCTATTT GCTCTTTCCTACGGAAAACAACAGGAGGATGAAGGAAATCAACCAGGAAATTGAAGGACTATTGAGAGGAATCATCAAGAAGAGGGAGCGCGCAATCGAGAGCGATGGGCACGGACACGATTTGCTTGGTTTAATGCTGGAGTCGAACATGGCTATTGGAACATCTAGCTCGAGGATGAGCACAGAGGAAGTGATTGAGGAGTGCAAGCTCTTCTACTTTGCAGGGATGGAGACTACATCAGTGTTGCTCACATGGACATTCATTGTGCTTGGCATGCACCCTGAGTGGCAGGATGAAGCGAGGGAGGAGGTCCTAAGTGTGTTTGGCAAGGGCAAGCCCAGCTTCAATGGTCTTAATCGATTGAAAACG GTGACGATGATACTGTATGAGGTGCTCAGGTTGTATCCACCAGCAGTTACGTTGAACCGAAAGACATCCAAAGAAATGCAGATAGGAGGCATCACATATCCTAAAGGGGTAGTCTTTGAGTTGCCTGTAATATTGGTACACCACAACCCCAACATATGGGGAAAAGATGCGTTGGAGTTCAAGCCTCAAAGGTTTGCCCAGGGGATTTCCAAGGCAACCAATGATAGACCAGTGTTCTTTCCATTCGGTTCGGGGCCAAGGATTTGCATTGGTCAGAACTTCGCTCTGCTTGAGGCTAAGATGGTTCTTTGCATGGTCCTTCGGCGTTTCGAGTTTCAACTCTCACCATCCTATGCCCATGCACCATTCAACGTTATGGCACTAAATCCTCAGTATGGTGCACAAATTATAATCAAGACTCTCGGATGA